The following proteins are co-located in the Nitrospirota bacterium genome:
- a CDS encoding DUF1889 family protein: protein MNPILRKAIKTLSLVANVSTGLAHPLDESRAKELFKALHKQGIPLIASDVYSIAIDNSWPEHHAKELSELAEKIGNGGRVQISHPKKWGEPTVRRIISELNERT, encoded by the coding sequence GTGAATCCAATTCTCAGAAAAGCAATAAAAACGTTATCTCTTGTGGCTAATGTTTCTACCGGACTTGCGCACCCACTCGATGAATCAAGAGCAAAAGAGTTATTTAAAGCGCTTCACAAACAAGGAATCCCTTTAATCGCAAGCGATGTGTATTCAATAGCAATTGACAATTCATGGCCCGAGCACCATGCAAAGGAGCTGTCGGAACTTGCAGAAAAAATTGGCAATGGTGGCCGGGTTCAGATTAGTCACCCGAAAAAATGGGGCGAACCAACTGTCAGAAGAATTATTTCCGAACTGAATGAAAGAACATAG
- a CDS encoding AAA family ATPase, with translation MDKQRILDRLDKQAFYSREIPSIKWNGKAEGLGLCCFHDDHSPSFSANRETGIWNCFGKCQEGGSVFDFYSKRYGGDFRGALDALAAQAGVDIHGQEPAKKKIGKITAEYNYTDEEGNLLFQALRYEPKDFRQRRPDGKGGWIWNLDGVRLIPYNLPEVLKAKSVLVVEGEKDCETLKAWGLTATTNAQGAGKWRQEYNAHLKGKRVVILPDNDDPGRNHAQDVARHLHGIVESLKVVELPGLPQKGDVTDWIKQGSTKEEFLDIIRQAPEWTHTAEVENGPEQEEDRSPRLRVVSVAEFLSMDFPPRENLLNPILPTQGLVMIHAFRGIGKTHVSLGVAVAVASGGKFLRWEAEKPRGVLFIDGEMPAITIKERLSHAIINAEKELTAPLHIITPDLQEHGTMPNLSTIEGQLMLEPFLKDVSLVIVDNISTLCREGRENEAESWLPVQGWALRLRALGKSVLFVHHDGKGGQQRGTSRKEDVLDTVIYLKKPGDYRDEEGARFEVHYEKHRGFYGEDAKAFEAQLIKDQNGQHAWTMKGLEESLTERVADLLKDGIPQKEIAELLGVTPGAVSKCKRKAQAQGLLTGSAV, from the coding sequence GTGGATAAACAGCGCATTCTTGACCGACTCGACAAGCAAGCATTTTACAGCCGTGAGATACCTTCTATCAAGTGGAACGGGAAGGCCGAAGGGCTGGGCCTATGCTGCTTCCATGATGATCACAGCCCGTCATTTTCCGCAAACCGAGAAACAGGAATATGGAATTGTTTCGGCAAATGCCAGGAAGGCGGCAGCGTCTTTGACTTCTATTCAAAGCGATATGGCGGGGACTTTCGCGGGGCATTGGACGCGCTGGCAGCTCAAGCCGGGGTAGATATTCACGGACAAGAACCGGCAAAGAAGAAGATCGGTAAGATTACTGCGGAATACAATTACACGGACGAAGAAGGAAACCTTCTTTTCCAGGCGTTACGGTATGAGCCAAAGGACTTTAGGCAGCGTAGGCCGGACGGTAAAGGCGGGTGGATATGGAACCTGGACGGTGTGCGACTGATACCGTACAATCTGCCTGAAGTGCTCAAAGCAAAGAGTGTCCTTGTCGTGGAAGGTGAGAAAGACTGTGAAACGCTCAAGGCTTGGGGCCTAACCGCTACCACGAACGCACAGGGGGCCGGGAAGTGGCGGCAGGAGTACAACGCCCACCTAAAGGGCAAGCGGGTTGTGATACTGCCGGACAACGATGATCCCGGAAGGAATCACGCCCAGGACGTTGCGCGACACCTTCACGGTATCGTGGAAAGCCTGAAGGTGGTGGAATTGCCGGGACTCCCCCAAAAGGGGGACGTGACTGACTGGATCAAGCAGGGAAGCACAAAGGAAGAGTTCTTGGATATTATCCGGCAGGCCCCTGAATGGACGCACACGGCAGAGGTGGAGAACGGGCCGGAACAGGAAGAAGATCGGTCCCCCAGGCTCAGGGTTGTCAGTGTCGCCGAATTTCTGAGCATGGACTTTCCCCCACGGGAAAACCTACTAAACCCTATTTTACCGACACAGGGCCTTGTTATGATCCACGCCTTTCGAGGTATCGGGAAAACGCACGTTTCGCTTGGTGTCGCCGTTGCTGTTGCAAGCGGCGGGAAGTTCCTTCGCTGGGAAGCTGAGAAACCACGCGGCGTATTATTCATTGACGGAGAAATGCCCGCTATTACGATCAAGGAGCGGCTAAGTCATGCGATTATCAATGCGGAAAAGGAACTGACCGCACCGCTTCACATTATAACCCCTGACCTGCAAGAGCATGGAACCATGCCGAACCTGTCCACGATCGAGGGGCAACTTATGCTTGAACCCTTCCTGAAAGACGTGTCTCTCGTCATAGTTGACAATATCAGCACACTTTGCAGAGAGGGCCGGGAAAATGAGGCCGAAAGCTGGTTGCCGGTTCAAGGATGGGCTCTTCGCTTGCGGGCGCTGGGAAAGTCCGTGCTCTTCGTACACCATGACGGAAAAGGTGGACAACAGCGCGGCACAAGCCGAAAGGAAGACGTTTTGGATACGGTTATTTATCTAAAAAAGCCGGGTGACTATCGGGATGAGGAAGGAGCGCGTTTTGAGGTCCACTATGAGAAACACCGGGGCTTTTATGGCGAGGACGCAAAGGCTTTTGAAGCCCAGCTGATTAAAGATCAAAACGGTCAGCACGCTTGGACCATGAAGGGCTTAGAGGAAAGCCTTACCGAACGTGTGGCCGATTTACTCAAGGATGGGATACCGCAAAAGGAAATTGCTGAGTTGCTCGGGGTGACACCGGGGGCCGTTTCCAAGTGCAAGAGAAAAGCACAAGCGCAAGGGCTTTTAACCGGTTCGGCGGTATGA
- a CDS encoding 4Fe-4S binding protein has protein sequence MKQMNWKELPHAGTVLKAGNANEYKTGSWRSLKPRWIEENCIQCLFCWIYCPDSSVMTKDEKMTGFDYDHCKGCGVCAMECPGKKGNKAIVMEEEGK, from the coding sequence ATGAAACAGATGAACTGGAAAGAGCTGCCGCATGCCGGCACGGTGCTGAAGGCCGGCAATGCGAATGAATACAAGACCGGATCGTGGCGGTCGCTCAAGCCGCGCTGGATCGAGGAGAACTGCATCCAGTGCCTGTTTTGCTGGATCTATTGTCCCGATTCATCCGTCATGACGAAGGACGAAAAGATGACGGGGTTCGATTATGACCACTGCAAAGGCTGCGGTGTCTGCGCCATGGAGTGCCCCGGCAAAAAGGGCAACAAGGCCATTGTCATGGAAGAGGAGGGCAAATAA
- the porA gene encoding pyruvate ferredoxin oxidoreductase — MGVTTTKTVAVTGNQAVAEALRQLNPDVMPAYPITPSTGIMESFTSFVSNGKVDTETILVESEHSAMSACIGAAAAGGRVATATSSQGMALMWEMLHIASGYRLPILMALVNRALSAPLNIHCDHSDGMGARDTGWIQLYSENAQEAYDNTIMAYRIAEHKDVRLPIMVCMDGFITSHSIESMQFIPDPEVKKFVGDYIAIDPLLDLDNPKSIGALVLTDYYMEHKRAQHEAMLNTKKVIQDVSAEFAKLFGRTYELFESYRLEDAEVVLVALNSAAGTIKDEIDRYREKGVKAGLLKPRMFRPFPYEEVSAALKNAKAVCVMDRADSFGGYGPLFMEIASAVYPSRQGPFLFNKIYGLGGRDLMPLDVDQVIDETIEVAKTGKVKMVKEYITVRN, encoded by the coding sequence ATGGGCGTGACAACGACAAAGACCGTGGCGGTCACCGGCAACCAGGCTGTTGCCGAGGCGCTTCGCCAGTTGAATCCCGATGTGATGCCGGCGTATCCCATCACTCCGTCGACGGGCATCATGGAATCGTTCACGTCGTTCGTCTCGAACGGCAAGGTGGACACCGAGACGATCCTCGTTGAGAGCGAGCACAGCGCCATGAGCGCCTGCATCGGCGCCGCGGCCGCGGGTGGTCGCGTGGCAACTGCCACCAGCTCCCAGGGCATGGCACTGATGTGGGAGATGCTCCATATCGCATCGGGCTACCGGTTGCCGATACTGATGGCGCTCGTGAACCGGGCGCTGTCCGCGCCGCTCAATATTCACTGCGACCACTCCGACGGTATGGGCGCCCGCGATACAGGCTGGATCCAGCTCTACTCCGAGAACGCCCAGGAGGCTTACGATAACACGATCATGGCCTACCGCATTGCCGAACACAAGGACGTACGGCTGCCGATCATGGTCTGCATGGACGGCTTCATCACCAGCCATTCGATCGAGAGCATGCAGTTCATTCCTGATCCGGAGGTAAAAAAGTTTGTAGGCGACTATATCGCGATCGATCCGCTGCTGGACCTTGATAACCCCAAGAGCATCGGCGCCCTGGTGTTGACGGATTACTACATGGAGCACAAGCGCGCCCAGCACGAGGCCATGCTGAATACCAAGAAGGTCATCCAGGACGTCTCGGCAGAATTTGCCAAGCTCTTCGGCCGCACGTATGAGCTGTTCGAATCGTACCGGCTCGAGGATGCAGAGGTCGTCCTCGTGGCGCTCAACTCGGCCGCGGGCACGATCAAGGACGAGATAGATCGTTATCGAGAGAAGGGCGTGAAGGCGGGATTGCTTAAGCCCCGCATGTTCAGGCCCTTTCCGTACGAGGAAGTGAGCGCCGCGCTCAAGAACGCAAAGGCCGTCTGCGTCATGGACCGTGCGGATTCCTTCGGCGGTTACGGACCGCTTTTCATGGAGATCGCCTCGGCCGTGTACCCCTCTCGCCAGGGACCGTTTCTATTCAACAAGATCTATGGTCTCGGCGGCAGGGACCTGATGCCGCTCGACGTGGACCAGGTGATCGACGAGACCATCGAAGTTGCGAAGACCGGCAAGGTCAAGATGGTGAAAGAATACATAACGGTCAGGAACTAA
- a CDS encoding tyrosine-type recombinase/integrase: MRFTDLMLKKLQATEKKYYLREGSGFTIRVLPSGVKTWLYIFTYDGKRHEMNLGTYPAVSLEVARQKYNEARKTLLNGKNPATAERERIEDRRKAPTVKDLCGEYVDRHAKRFKRSWQKDERILNHDVVPAWGKRKAADISKTDVVRLLEKIVVDRNAPGMANNTFQVVRKMFNFAVERDLLKYSPCIGVKMPAPKNTRDRVLSGAEIKTFWYKLDRAAMFPESKNALKLILVTAQRPGEVIGMHTDEINGEWWTIPAERAKNGKAHRVYLTQAAREIIQQAIDYTKLIREIPAKQEYSGFIFPSPLRGKDKAIAPLALSIAVSRNLASPVMDKHGKVFRTINKLGIDHFTPHDLRRTAATFMAESGEPDAVIDAILNHVKQGVIKVYNQYRYDKEKQSALESWARRLESIITGSKVGNVVPMRRTAG, from the coding sequence ATGAGATTTACTGACTTGATGCTCAAGAAGTTACAGGCTACAGAGAAAAAATACTATTTACGGGAGGGCAGCGGCTTTACTATTCGGGTTTTGCCTTCCGGCGTTAAAACATGGCTCTATATCTTCACATATGACGGTAAGCGCCACGAAATGAACCTGGGGACATATCCGGCTGTCTCTTTGGAGGTAGCCCGCCAAAAGTACAATGAGGCACGCAAGACCCTATTAAACGGCAAGAACCCGGCAACGGCAGAGCGTGAGCGGATCGAGGACAGGCGCAAGGCTCCCACGGTGAAAGACCTTTGCGGGGAATACGTCGATCGCCACGCCAAACGATTCAAGAGATCATGGCAAAAAGACGAAAGGATATTGAATCACGATGTTGTCCCGGCATGGGGCAAGCGTAAAGCAGCGGATATTTCAAAGACTGATGTTGTCCGCTTGCTTGAAAAGATCGTTGTTGACCGTAATGCGCCGGGTATGGCAAACAATACATTTCAGGTTGTCCGTAAGATGTTTAACTTTGCCGTTGAGCGCGACCTTTTGAAATACTCCCCTTGCATCGGGGTAAAAATGCCCGCACCTAAGAACACACGGGATCGGGTATTGTCAGGGGCAGAGATAAAGACCTTTTGGTATAAGCTGGATCGTGCCGCTATGTTTCCCGAAAGCAAGAACGCCTTGAAGCTGATCCTTGTTACAGCGCAGCGGCCCGGTGAAGTTATCGGGATGCACACGGATGAGATTAACGGCGAGTGGTGGACAATCCCGGCAGAGAGGGCAAAGAACGGAAAGGCCCACCGGGTATATTTGACGCAGGCGGCAAGAGAGATCATTCAACAGGCCATAGACTATACAAAGCTCATTCGAGAAATACCAGCAAAGCAGGAATACAGCGGATTTATATTCCCCTCTCCCCTCAGAGGCAAAGATAAGGCCATAGCACCGCTCGCGCTATCTATTGCCGTAAGCAGAAACCTTGCTTCCCCGGTCATGGACAAACACGGGAAGGTCTTTAGGACAATCAACAAACTCGGCATAGATCACTTCACACCACATGATTTAAGACGAACGGCTGCAACCTTCATGGCAGAGTCAGGCGAACCGGACGCTGTTATTGACGCTATCTTGAACCACGTCAAGCAAGGAGTGATTAAAGTTTACAATCAGTATCGTTACGATAAGGAAAAACAGTCCGCTCTTGAGTCCTGGGCACGGCGATTGGAAAGTATCATTACCGGCAGCAAGGTGGGCAATGTTGTACCGATGAGGCGCACGGCTGGGTAA
- a CDS encoding GTPase domain-containing protein yields the protein MSFINYSSREINCKIVFYGPGLCGKTTNLQWIYKKTNPDSKGKMISLATETERTLFFDFLPLALGEIRGFKTRFHLYTVPGQVFYDASRKLILKGVDGVVFVADSQIERMEANIESVENLRLNMTEQGYDLDKVPYIIQYNKRDLPNVVPLEEMKKALNPRGLPDFEACAVDGTGVFDTLKAIAKLVIMELKKNQDGGG from the coding sequence ATGTCTTTTATTAATTATTCGTCGAGAGAGATCAACTGCAAAATCGTTTTCTACGGACCCGGCCTGTGCGGGAAGACGACCAATCTGCAGTGGATCTACAAGAAGACGAACCCCGACAGCAAGGGGAAAATGATATCGCTTGCCACCGAGACCGAGCGGACGCTGTTCTTCGATTTTCTCCCGCTCGCCCTGGGTGAGATCCGCGGTTTCAAGACCCGGTTCCATCTCTACACTGTGCCCGGCCAGGTATTCTACGACGCGAGCCGGAAACTGATCCTCAAGGGCGTGGATGGTGTGGTGTTCGTGGCTGACTCGCAGATCGAGCGCATGGAGGCGAATATCGAGAGCGTCGAGAACCTGCGTCTGAACATGACGGAGCAGGGCTATGATCTTGACAAAGTTCCCTATATCATTCAGTATAACAAGCGGGACCTGCCGAATGTCGTACCGCTCGAAGAAATGAAAAAAGCGCTGAACCCGCGCGGTCTGCCGGACTTCGAGGCCTGTGCCGTGGACGGGACCGGCGTTTTCGACACGCTGAAGGCAATTGCAAAGCTCGTGATCATGGAGCTCAAGAAGAACCAGGACGGCGGCGGGTAG
- a CDS encoding GIY-YIG nuclease family protein, producing MTSDLERRTAEHGVKAGTRTTKIFGCEEVLYSENHPDRITAHKREQQIKRWTHAKKEALIHGDKDALHRLSKSRR from the coding sequence ATGACTAGTGACCTTGAACGCCGGACAGCAGAGCATGGCGTAAAGGCCGGTACTCGAACCACGAAGATCTTTGGCTGTGAAGAGGTACTCTATTCTGAAAACCATCCCGATCGTATCACCGCGCATAAGCGCGAGCAGCAGATAAAACGCTGGACGCATGCCAAGAAAGAAGCACTTATTCATGGCGACAAGGACGCCTTGCACAGGTTGTCGAAGTCACGAAGATGA
- the recR gene encoding recombination mediator RecR, translating into MVEAFMMLPGIGRKSAERLAFAVLGMPREEATRIAQTILDLKNNSRYCTVCNNITEDETCAVCRDERRDSSRICVVEEPSNILVLEKSGIFRGRYHALMGALSPLDGIGPDDLRIDGLMERLKNGGVKEVIIATNPTVKGETTALYLSKLIKPLGISVSRIAYGLPVGGDIEYADENTVLRALEGRREM; encoded by the coding sequence ATGGTCGAGGCGTTCATGATGCTTCCCGGCATCGGCAGAAAGAGCGCCGAACGCCTTGCCTTCGCCGTGCTCGGAATGCCGCGGGAAGAGGCCACGAGGATCGCGCAAACCATCCTGGACCTCAAGAACAACAGTCGTTATTGCACGGTCTGTAATAATATCACCGAGGACGAGACGTGCGCTGTTTGCCGGGACGAGAGACGCGACAGCTCGCGCATCTGCGTGGTGGAGGAGCCGAGCAACATCCTGGTCCTCGAAAAGAGCGGCATCTTCAGGGGCCGTTATCATGCACTGATGGGCGCTCTCTCGCCGCTCGACGGGATCGGTCCGGATGACCTCAGGATCGACGGCCTGATGGAGCGGCTTAAGAACGGCGGGGTCAAAGAAGTCATCATTGCGACGAACCCCACGGTAAAGGGCGAGACCACGGCCCTCTACCTTTCAAAGTTGATCAAGCCCCTCGGTATCAGCGTCAGTCGCATCGCCTACGGCCTTCCGGTGGGCGGGGACATCGAGTACGCGGACGAAAATACTGTCCTGCGGGCGCTTGAAGGACGAAGAGAGATGTGA
- a CDS encoding roadblock/LC7 domain-containing protein yields MLGQDLVMYDEEFKLIDAELRRLLAQANAKVVFLVDKNGQLIAATGETENLDTTSLASLTAGNIAATGGMAKLLGEKEFSILFHEGARDNIHISIIGQRVILVVIFDQRSSLGLVRLRVKKSAEILGNIFGQLLVKVETEKGSGKAADSPFAEITDEDIDKLFG; encoded by the coding sequence ATGCTTGGTCAAGACTTGGTGATGTACGACGAAGAGTTTAAGCTGATCGACGCAGAACTCCGTCGCCTCCTTGCTCAGGCGAATGCAAAGGTAGTGTTCCTCGTTGATAAGAACGGCCAGCTGATCGCGGCCACCGGCGAGACCGAGAACCTGGATACCACGTCGCTCGCATCCCTTACCGCCGGAAACATCGCGGCCACGGGCGGCATGGCGAAGCTTCTCGGCGAGAAGGAGTTCTCCATCCTTTTCCATGAAGGTGCGCGGGACAATATCCATATCTCCATCATCGGCCAACGGGTCATCCTGGTGGTGATCTTCGATCAGCGTTCATCGCTCGGCCTTGTAAGGCTCCGGGTCAAGAAGAGCGCCGAGATACTGGGTAATATATTCGGCCAACTCCTTGTGAAAGTGGAAACGGAAAAGGGTTCAGGCAAAGCAGCTGATTCTCCCTTTGCGGAGATCACCGACGAAGATATTGATAAACTCTTCGGATAA
- a CDS encoding thiamine pyrophosphate-dependent enzyme: MTLKALTHKPVLLTGGHRMCSGCGAPTIVRQVLMAIDGPVVIANATGCLEVSTCLFPYTAWQVPWMHSAFENAAATASGIETMYRSLRKQGKLKKEMKFIAFGGDGGTYDIGFQALSGAMERGHQLLYICYDNGAYMNTGIQRSSATPFCADTTTQPVGSKVQGKTQRRKDLTRIMAAHNVAYAAQASPHNWKDLMTKVQKALATNGPAYLGVVSPCNRGWRSQTNDSILLSRLAVETCYWPLYEVQDGKWTINYDPKDKKKPVSEWLKPQGRFKHLFAPGNEALLAKFQKLVDDDWESLKKLQEMSKS; the protein is encoded by the coding sequence ATGACCTTGAAAGCGCTGACGCACAAGCCTGTCCTGCTTACCGGCGGGCATCGCATGTGCTCCGGCTGCGGCGCGCCGACCATCGTGCGCCAGGTCCTCATGGCCATCGACGGGCCGGTGGTGATCGCGAACGCGACCGGCTGTCTCGAGGTCTCTACGTGTCTCTTCCCGTACACGGCCTGGCAGGTGCCGTGGATGCACAGCGCCTTTGAGAACGCGGCAGCCACGGCTTCCGGCATCGAGACCATGTATCGGTCGCTCCGGAAGCAGGGGAAGCTGAAGAAGGAGATGAAGTTCATCGCCTTTGGCGGCGACGGCGGCACCTATGATATCGGGTTCCAGGCGCTTTCAGGCGCCATGGAGCGCGGTCACCAGTTGCTTTACATCTGCTACGATAACGGCGCGTATATGAACACCGGCATCCAGCGATCGAGCGCCACGCCTTTTTGTGCGGACACAACCACCCAACCGGTGGGCTCCAAGGTCCAGGGTAAAACGCAGCGTCGCAAAGACCTCACCCGCATCATGGCGGCGCACAACGTTGCCTATGCGGCCCAGGCCTCTCCCCACAACTGGAAAGACCTCATGACCAAGGTCCAAAAGGCGCTTGCCACGAACGGACCGGCCTACCTGGGCGTCGTCTCCCCCTGCAACCGCGGCTGGCGTTCCCAGACGAACGACTCGATCCTGCTCTCGCGGCTTGCGGTCGAGACCTGCTACTGGCCGTTGTACGAGGTCCAGGACGGAAAATGGACCATCAATTATGATCCCAAGGACAAGAAAAAGCCGGTTTCCGAGTGGCTCAAGCCCCAGGGTCGTTTCAAGCATCTCTTCGCCCCGGGCAACGAGGCATTGCTCGCAAAGTTTCAAAAGCTCGTTGACGATGACTGGGAGAGCCTCAAGAAACTCCAGGAAATGTCCAAAAGCTGA
- a CDS encoding YbaB/EbfC family nucleoid-associated protein, with translation MSKNIIGNLMKQAQQMQERVKKLQDEAAGKTVEASSGGGMVTVVANGRQEVLSIKIDPSVVDPKDIDMLQDLVTAAVNEALRKSQDLMKDEMAKLTAGMGLPPGLI, from the coding sequence ATGTCAAAAAATATAATTGGAAATCTCATGAAGCAGGCCCAGCAGATGCAGGAGCGTGTAAAGAAGCTCCAGGATGAGGCGGCGGGCAAGACCGTCGAGGCATCCTCGGGCGGCGGCATGGTAACCGTGGTCGCGAACGGACGCCAGGAAGTTCTTTCGATAAAGATAGACCCTTCGGTGGTCGACCCGAAAGACATTGATATGCTCCAGGACCTGGTTACGGCAGCGGTGAACGAGGCGCTTCGAAAATCGCAGGACCTGATGAAAGACGAGATGGCGAAGCTCACCGCCGGCATGGGACTCCCGCCGGGGCTGATTTAG
- a CDS encoding helix-turn-helix domain-containing protein, translated as MAKLIVQLGRRIQQIRKTAKLTQEGLAETTGLSVEFISRMERGVAQPSLDTFDKIAKALNVSYKDLMDFKGPVLFKDKKLAAKQKKDYIDSITSALKEMETYELRVVYTIIKGLEGK; from the coding sequence ATGGCAAAATTAATCGTTCAACTTGGCAGACGAATACAGCAGATCAGAAAAACTGCAAAATTGACGCAAGAGGGATTGGCGGAAACAACGGGACTCAGCGTTGAATTCATCAGCAGAATGGAGCGTGGCGTTGCTCAGCCTTCGCTTGATACCTTTGACAAAATAGCTAAAGCCTTGAACGTTTCATACAAAGACCTTATGGACTTTAAGGGACCCGTTCTCTTCAAAGATAAAAAGCTGGCAGCCAAGCAAAAAAAGGACTACATTGATTCGATCACCTCAGCCCTGAAAGAGATGGAAACGTATGAGTTAAGGGTGGTATATACTATTATAAAAGGACTGGAGGGTAAATAG
- a CDS encoding 2-oxoacid:acceptor oxidoreductase family protein, translating to MAEMIEIRWHGRGGQGTVTAAKVLADACLSGGRNVQAFPEYGPERAGAPLKAYNRISEKILRMHCPVLNPGVVAVVDATLLDAINVAEGALDNAVFIINTSKDPKEVRAKLKAKPTQKVFTVDASKIAVETIGRPMPNSCMLGAVNRATSIVPMEVLLDDVKGSFGKKFAQKIIDGNLAAVKRGYEEVKEG from the coding sequence ATGGCAGAAATGATAGAAATTCGATGGCACGGCCGGGGCGGTCAGGGCACCGTGACCGCAGCCAAGGTGCTTGCCGATGCGTGTTTGAGCGGCGGCCGCAACGTCCAGGCGTTCCCGGAATACGGGCCGGAGCGGGCCGGAGCACCGCTTAAAGCGTACAACAGGATCAGCGAGAAGATACTCCGGATGCACTGCCCGGTGCTGAACCCCGGCGTGGTGGCCGTGGTGGACGCAACGCTCCTTGACGCGATCAATGTTGCCGAAGGCGCTTTGGACAACGCCGTATTCATCATCAACACAAGCAAGGACCCGAAAGAGGTGCGGGCGAAACTGAAAGCCAAGCCGACCCAGAAGGTCTTCACCGTTGATGCGTCCAAGATCGCGGTTGAGACCATCGGCAGGCCCATGCCGAACTCATGCATGCTCGGCGCGGTGAACAGGGCCACGAGCATCGTACCCATGGAGGTGCTGCTCGATGATGTGAAGGGCAGCTTTGGAAAGAAGTTTGCGCAGAAGATCATTGATGGAAATCTCGCCGCGGTGAAGCGCGGATACGAGGAGGTAAAAGAGGGATGA
- a CDS encoding AlpA family phage regulatory protein: protein MDEAILTRKKVIELTGRSATSLWRDVNAGAFPPPRQISAARIGWLASEVQAWLESRPVSLRKQSRWHKIPVPD, encoded by the coding sequence ATGGACGAAGCTATTTTGACACGGAAAAAAGTAATCGAACTCACGGGCCGTAGCGCCACGAGCTTATGGCGGGATGTCAACGCCGGGGCCTTTCCACCGCCGAGGCAGATCAGTGCGGCGCGGATCGGTTGGCTTGCCAGCGAGGTGCAAGCGTGGCTCGAAAGCAGACCTGTGTCGCTACGAAAACAGAGTCGCTGGCATAAAATACCTGTGCCTGATTAA